AGGCCACCAGGATCTCGACCAAAGACAATCCACGCGAGACATTGACGAACCCGCGATCACGAGGCTCGGGGTGGGCTGGTCTTGGCACATGCATTACCTGCGGTGGCGAGGTTTGAGTGGGTCCGATCAACGGCGGGTTTACGGGTTGGGGGCATCCAGGGCAGTTGGAGATGATCGTCGGCCGACTAAAACGCGGGCAGGCGGGTACAGAACCTAAAGGCGGTATTGTGCGGCGTCAGATTTTTCGGGTCGCCCCTCGAGTCGTCCCAGCGGATCACGATTTCGCAATTGCCGCTGCCGCACCCGCTGGTGGTGCTTGTGTTATTGCAGTCGACTTCCAGCGCATTGGTAACGCCGGGGGTCAGCGGCGGCGGTAGAGCGAAGGCGCAAAAATCGCGTTGCCAGCGCAGGGTGGGCGTGCTTGCGCAGGTCGTCCCGATCAGGGCCGTGGCCAGCCCCCCCTTGCCGAGGACCCGGGACGGGTCCGCACGCAGCCGATCCACCAAGTCGTATGCGGCGTGCGTGGCGACGGTGCGGAGCCGGGCACTGTCATTGGCCCTCAATACGGACATCTGCAGACCGGCCATACCGAGCAGACCCACGGCAAGCACGATGACGGCGACCAGAATCTCGACGAGCGAGAAGCCGCGCACGGGGGAGCGCCAGCGGCCCCGCGGCCCGTTGCCTGTGCTCGGGCGACGCGGCGCGTGGCGGGCGGCCAGACAACATGAGTCACGCGAGGCATCAAGCAGGCGCCGCGGCGCGGGGAATCGGCGTTGCCGCGCACAGCAGCGGGTCGAGGCGCCGGTAACCGTCGCGCCGAACGCCGCCACGGGGGTGCCGCAACCCAAATTCGCCGGAACAATCGACATGTTGATCATCCATCTGAGCGGGAAACCGCTTGACAGAGTGTCCCAGTGACAGTCTAGGCCACGGATTACCAACTCGACGGCGAATGCCGACCAGCGTCGCCGAACGGCAGACAGGCGAACCTGGCAGTGCGCGCCGCCTGAAACAGTTAAGTCGCGAACCAAGTGGTGACTGGCAGGAATTTGGCGGAGAGAGAGGGATTCGAACCCTCGATGGGCTTTTGACCCATACTCCCTTAGCAGGGGAGCGCCTTCAGCCGCTCGGCCATCTCTCCGGGATCGGTAAATCGTGTGAGGATCGGCGTCCCTGCGCCGGTGCATGATCGGGAGCGTTACGCGGTGTTTGCTTGCGTGCCGCGTCCTAAGAAAAGGGGCTTGCCACAAAACCGGACTCGCGTCGCCACGAGTCCGGTAGTGTAGCGCGATCACGACTGACTTTCCAGTTACTCCGGCTCAGGGTCCTGAGCCTGGGTGTCAGTCTCGGGACCGGCCCCGGCCCCATGGGCCTCTGCCTGCTCGCGCTTGATGCGCTCGTAGATTTCCTCGCGGTGCACGGCGACATCGCGCGGGGCGTTGACGCCGATACGCACCTGGTTGCCCTTGACGCCAAGGACTGTAACGGTGACTTCGTCACCAATCATGAGGGTCTCGCCCACGCGACGAGTCAAGATCAACATGGCTTCTTTCTCCCTTTCTTTCCATTTTTCCGACTTACGTGGCTCCCCCGGACGTAACCCATGCAGCATCCGGCGCCGGATTACGCGAGTTGCACCACACCCAGACCAAGCTGGGGGCGACCTGCCCCCAGCCGGATTTTAGCAATTGCTCGGGTTGAGCCCAAGCATTCGTTTAGATTCCGTCACAATTCTCAAGACCGGGCGGCCTGCGGTGGGCGCGCGAGTCCGAAGGCGTCGTGCAGGGCGCGCACCCCGAGCTCCAGGTATTTTTGATCGACCACGACCGAGATCTTGATCTCCGAGGTGGAGATCATGCGGATGTTGATCCCCTCGCGGGCGAGGGCACCGAACATCTGGCTGGCAATCCCGGCATGGTTGCGCATCCCCACGCCTACCAGGGATATCTTCACGATCTGCGCGTCCCCCAGGACCTGGCGCGCCGCCAGGGTGGCGGCCGTGCCCTGGAGGATCTCCAGGGCGCGTTCATAATCGTTTCGGTGGACCGTGAAGGTGAAATCGGTGGTGGTCTCGTCCGGGGCGATATTCTGGACGATCATGTCGACCTCGATATTCGCCGCGGCGATCGGCCCCAGGATCTTGTGGGCCACCCCAGGCTGGTCCGGCACCCCGAGTACGGTCAGCTTGGCCTCGTCGCGGCTGAACGCGATGCCGGCGATCTTGGCGTCTTCCACGGTATCTTCCTCGAATGTGATCAGGGTGCCCGCGCCCTCGTCGAAACTGGAGAGCACGCGCAATGGGACCTTATATTTGCCCGCGAATTCCACGGCGCGGATCTGCAGCACCTTGGAGCCCAGGCTCGCCATTTCCAGCATTTCCTCAAAGGTAATGCGGTCGAGCTTGCGCGCCTTGGGCTCGACCCGTGGGTCGGTGGTATAGACCCCGTCCACGTCGGTGTAGATCTGGCACTCGTCGGCCTTGAGGGCGGCGGCGACGGCGACGGCGGAGGTGTCCGAGCCGCCGCGCCCCAGCGTGGTGATATTGCCCGCGGCGTCGATGCCCTGGAAGCCGGCGATGACCACCACCCGCCCGGCATCAAGGTCCGCCCGCACCCGCACGGCGTCGATGTCGTGGATACGCGCCTTGTTGTAGGCACTGTCGGTCAGGATGTGGACCTGGGCCCCGGTGTAGGAGCGGGCCGGGCAGTCGAGGGCGTCCAGGGCCATGGCGAGCAGGGCGATGGTGACCTGCTCGCCGGTGGACAGCAGCACGTCCAACTCCCGCGGGACTGGGCGCTCCTGGATCTGTTTGGCGAGCCCGATCAGCCGGTCGGTCTCCCCGGACATGGCGGAAACGACCACGACGACCTGATGGCCCTGGTCGCGGGCGCGTTTGACACGCTGCGCGACGGCGCGGATGCGCTCGCTGCTGCCGACGGAGGTGCCGCCGTATTTCTGTACGATCAATGCCATCTGGGTCTCGATTCCGGTGTGGGGGCTAGGCCGCGCGGGCGCTCTGGAGGCCGATCAACTGTCCCGGATCGAATCCTTCCATGCCTACGTCGGCGGCGGTCAGGCCCACCGTTTCGGCACTTTCCAGAATCCGCTCCAAGATCTCGAAGTACGCCATCCGGCGCCCCTGATTGTAGGCGTCGCCACCGGTGAGGGACTCGGCATTACGGCGTGCCCGTTCGACGGAATGCAATACGACAAAGCGGTAATCTTCAAGACTTGCCATGGGTTCTCTCCGCAATCCGCCGCTCATAAGAGCGGATTGACTTTTCAATCTCGGGTATCCGGCTGTCCTTGAACCGCCCATACAGTCCCGCATTGCGCCCACCGTTTTTGGCAATTTCACAATCCGACAAGTTCGCCTCCTTTAGCCTATGGTCCCTCGTCGCCTCCTTGAGGCTATGGTCCCTCGCCGTCTACACCGGGGAGGCGACGGCCGCCCGGGATCGGGAGTTCTGGCTCTGTGTGGAGCCGCTCGCCAACCCACCCCTGCACCAGCGCCAAGGCGGCGGGCAGGCCCGCCGGGTCATTACCGCCCGCCTGGGCCATGTCCGCCCGGCCGCCGCCCTTGCCGCCAACTAACGGCGCGGCCGCACGGATCAGGTCGCCCGCCGCCAGACGGTCGGTGAGGTCGCGGGTGACGCCAGCCGCCAGGCTCACCTTGCCGTCCACCACGGCGGCCAGGAGGACCACCGCGGAGCCGAGACTGTCCTTGAGCTGGTCCAGGGTGTCGCGCAGGGCCTTGGGGTCGACGCCGTCGATGCGCGCGGCCAGGACCTTGACCCCCCCCACGTCCAGGGCCTGGGATGCCAGGTCCCGGCCGGCGGAACTGGCCAGGCGCGACTTGAGCTGATCGAGTTCCTTTTCCAGCGACCGGCTGCGCTCCAAAAGACCCGTGACCCGCTCGTCCAGGTCGTCGCGCCCGCCCTTGAGCAGCCCGGCCAGGCGCAGTACCCGGTCCTCGTCGGCCTCGACCCAGGCCAAGGCCCCGGCCCCGGTCATGGCCTCGATGCGTCGCACCCCGGAGGCGATGCCGCCCTCGGCGACGATCTTGCAGAATCCGATGTCACCGACCGCCTTCACATGGGTGCCGCCGCACAGCTCGGTGGAGAAGTCACCCATGCGCAGGACCCGCACCTGCTCGGCATATTTCTCACCGAAGAGCGCCATGGCACCGCTGGTCTTGGCGTCCTCCAGGCTCATGATGCGGGTCTCGACGAGATGGTTTTCGCGGATCTCCCGGTTCACCAACTGCTCGATCGTGATCAACTGCTCGCGTGAGACCGGCTCGAAGTGCGAATAGTCGAAGCGCAGACGCTCAGGCCCGACCTGGGAGCCCTTCTGCTGGACATGCCCGCCCAGGACCTGACGCAGCGCGGCGTGCAGGAGGTGGGTAGCGGAGTGGTTGAGCGCCGTGGCCGTGCGCCGCTCGCCGTCGACCGCCGCCGCCACGCTGTCGCCGACGCGAAGCTGCCCGTGCAGGACCCGCCCCAGGTGGCAGATGACTCCCTCGCCCTTCTTTTGGGTGTCGGTCACGGCGAACTGACCCCCCTCGGTGCTCAGGGTGCCGCGGTCGCCCAACTGGCCGCCGGACTCCGCGTAGAAAGGCGTGAGGTCAAGGATGACGAGCCCGTCCTGGTCCTGGTCCAGGGCGTCGCACGACTGGCCGTCCCGGTAGAGGGCGACCACGGTGGCGTTCTCCTCGAGGTAGTCATAGCCGCAGAACTCAGCCTGACCCTGAAAATCGATCGCCAGGTCCTGACCGACGCCGAACTGGCTGGCGGCGCGGGCGCGGCCCTTCTGCTCGGCCATGGCGCGCTCGAAACCGGGAAGGTCCAGCGTCAGGCCGCGCTCGCGGGCGATGTCCGCGGTGAGGTCGGTGGGGAACCCATAGGTGTCATAGAGCTTGAAGACGGTCTCACCGGGGATTTCGGCATCGGTCAGCCCGGCGATGGCGCCCTCCAGGATGACCATGCCGTTGGTCAGGGTCTCGGCGAAGCGCTCCTCCTCCAGGCGGACGACCCGCTCGATCTGGGCCTGGGCCGCGGCCAGCTCCGGATAGGCGGCCCCCATCTCGGTGACCAGGGGGGCGATCA
The DNA window shown above is from Candidatus Thiodictyon syntrophicum and carries:
- the pilV gene encoding type IV pilus modification protein PilV → MINMSIVPANLGCGTPVAAFGATVTGASTRCCARQRRFPAPRRLLDASRDSCCLAARHAPRRPSTGNGPRGRWRSPVRGFSLVEILVAVIVLAVGLLGMAGLQMSVLRANDSARLRTVATHAAYDLVDRLRADPSRVLGKGGLATALIGTTCASTPTLRWQRDFCAFALPPPLTPGVTNALEVDCNNTSTTSGCGSGNCEIVIRWDDSRGDPKNLTPHNTAFRFCTRLPAF
- the csrA gene encoding carbon storage regulator CsrA; the encoded protein is MLILTRRVGETLMIGDEVTVTVLGVKGNQVRIGVNAPRDVAVHREEIYERIKREQAEAHGAGAGPETDTQAQDPEPE
- a CDS encoding aspartate kinase, whose translation is MALIVQKYGGTSVGSSERIRAVAQRVKRARDQGHQVVVVVSAMSGETDRLIGLAKQIQERPVPRELDVLLSTGEQVTIALLAMALDALDCPARSYTGAQVHILTDSAYNKARIHDIDAVRVRADLDAGRVVVIAGFQGIDAAGNITTLGRGGSDTSAVAVAAALKADECQIYTDVDGVYTTDPRVEPKARKLDRITFEEMLEMASLGSKVLQIRAVEFAGKYKVPLRVLSSFDEGAGTLITFEEDTVEDAKIAGIAFSRDEAKLTVLGVPDQPGVAHKILGPIAAANIEVDMIVQNIAPDETTTDFTFTVHRNDYERALEILQGTAATLAARQVLGDAQIVKISLVGVGMRNHAGIASQMFGALAREGINIRMISTSEIKISVVVDQKYLELGVRALHDAFGLARPPQAARS
- the alaS gene encoding alanine--tRNA ligase; translated protein: MITSAELRAGFIDYFAQRGHQPVASSSLIPADDPTLLFTNAGMVQFKDCFLGRERRAYNRAVTSQRCVRAGGKHNDLENVGYTARHHTFFEMLGNFSFGDYFKREAIGYAWDYLTRVLGLPPARLWVTVFTEDDEAAAIWLDEIGVDPARFSRCGAADNFWSMGETGPCGPCSEIFYDHGAAVPGGPPGSPDADGDRYVEIWNLVFMQFNRAADGGLTPLPRPSVDTGMGLERLAAVIQGVHSNYDIDLFINLIDAAATVTGCTDRADKSLRVIADHSRSTAFLITDGVTPGNEGRGYVLRRIMRRAIRHGYRLGCTEPFFYRLIAPLVTEMGAAYPELAAAQAQIERVVRLEEERFAETLTNGMVILEGAIAGLTDAEIPGETVFKLYDTYGFPTDLTADIARERGLTLDLPGFERAMAEQKGRARAASQFGVGQDLAIDFQGQAEFCGYDYLEENATVVALYRDGQSCDALDQDQDGLVILDLTPFYAESGGQLGDRGTLSTEGGQFAVTDTQKKGEGVICHLGRVLHGQLRVGDSVAAAVDGERRTATALNHSATHLLHAALRQVLGGHVQQKGSQVGPERLRFDYSHFEPVSREQLITIEQLVNREIRENHLVETRIMSLEDAKTSGAMALFGEKYAEQVRVLRMGDFSTELCGGTHVKAVGDIGFCKIVAEGGIASGVRRIEAMTGAGALAWVEADEDRVLRLAGLLKGGRDDLDERVTGLLERSRSLEKELDQLKSRLASSAGRDLASQALDVGGVKVLAARIDGVDPKALRDTLDQLKDSLGSAVVLLAAVVDGKVSLAAGVTRDLTDRLAAGDLIRAAAPLVGGKGGGRADMAQAGGNDPAGLPAALALVQGWVGERLHTEPELPIPGGRRLPGVDGEGP